From one Nitrospira sp. MA-1 genomic stretch:
- a CDS encoding proton-conducting transporter membrane subunit, protein MIWPIILLIATPFLIGVSGLVVRHRQTLDVLHCVQAGIMVVSSILLVDEVSLSGPVSFLYFLHVDAISAWFDLVIGIVAGTGTLYAVGYVGEQYDRGHMSLKRFRQFFMFFDLYLGVMLLAVNVENLGMMWIAIEGATLSAALLIGFERNKGGLEAGWKFVILSSVGIALALFGTILVYYSSEQLLGITEEALHWATLYEVGDQLDPSVMKIAFIFILVGYGTKAGLVPMHTWLPDAHGEAPTPVSAMLSANMLTMAIYAILRFKILTDQAVGLDFTGTLLLGFGFFSVALSSIVLLLQEDFKRLLAYSSIEHIGIALIGFGLGGLGVFGGLWHLLNHALAKSAAFYGAGLVLITHEHKFIARVPGLLREHPVAGVALFVAGLVLAGMPPFGLFVSEITIAANAMNTTPSIAYGFLAVLTLAFATLLFQILRMVLGVPMETATSTVGPRCRAFSTAAIAVNLGALIFLGLHVPAGLHDLIGAILPFFHAEGEYF, encoded by the coding sequence ATGATTTGGCCGATAATTCTTCTCATTGCGACCCCGTTCTTGATTGGCGTCAGTGGGCTTGTCGTCCGTCATCGGCAGACGTTGGACGTCCTGCATTGCGTGCAAGCCGGCATCATGGTGGTTTCGTCAATCTTATTGGTCGATGAGGTGTCCCTGAGCGGACCTGTTTCTTTTTTATACTTCCTGCATGTTGATGCCATCAGCGCCTGGTTTGATTTGGTGATCGGGATCGTGGCAGGGACGGGAACCTTATATGCCGTAGGGTATGTGGGGGAGCAGTATGACCGTGGGCACATGTCGCTCAAACGGTTTCGTCAATTTTTTATGTTTTTCGATCTGTATTTGGGGGTCATGCTGTTGGCCGTCAATGTTGAAAATCTTGGGATGATGTGGATTGCCATTGAAGGAGCGACCTTGTCGGCCGCCTTGCTGATCGGATTTGAGCGGAACAAGGGAGGCCTTGAGGCGGGATGGAAATTTGTGATTCTCAGTTCAGTCGGTATTGCGTTGGCCCTTTTTGGGACAATCCTCGTGTATTACTCCTCGGAGCAACTCCTTGGGATTACCGAAGAAGCGCTACACTGGGCAACACTGTATGAGGTTGGGGACCAACTCGATCCTTCCGTGATGAAAATTGCCTTTATTTTCATTTTGGTTGGGTACGGGACCAAGGCGGGTCTGGTCCCTATGCATACCTGGTTACCCGATGCGCATGGAGAAGCCCCCACTCCCGTTAGTGCAATGCTTTCCGCAAATATGTTGACCATGGCGATCTATGCGATTCTCCGGTTCAAGATCCTGACCGATCAGGCGGTGGGGCTGGATTTCACAGGAACCTTGCTCCTGGGATTTGGATTTTTCTCCGTCGCGCTCTCCTCGATTGTCCTGTTGCTTCAAGAAGATTTCAAACGACTGCTAGCCTATTCCAGTATCGAGCATATCGGTATCGCATTAATTGGTTTTGGTCTGGGGGGCTTGGGAGTATTTGGAGGATTGTGGCATCTGCTGAATCATGCCTTGGCAAAATCCGCCGCGTTTTATGGCGCTGGCCTTGTCCTGATTACGCATGAACATAAGTTTATCGCTCGTGTCCCTGGCCTGCTACGTGAGCATCCAGTTGCGGGAGTGGCCTTATTCGTCGCAGGGCTTGTTCTTGCCGGCATGCCCCCCTTCGGATTGTTTGTGAGTGAAATCACGATCGCTGCGAACGCCATGAACACAACCCCATCGATCGCATATGGGTTCCTCGCTGTATTGACTCTGGCTTTTGCGACGCTGTTGTTTCAAATTTTGAGAATGGTCCTCGGTGTGCCCATGGAAACGGCCACCTCCACCGTGGGGCCACGGTGCCGGGCCTTTTCGACCGCCGCGATTGCAGTGAATCTGGGTGCCCTGATTTTTTTAGGGCTCCATGTCCCTGCCGGCCTTCATGATCTTATCGGGGCGATTCTGCCATTTTTTCATGCGGAAGGAGAGTATTTCTAA
- a CDS encoding ATP-binding protein yields MFRPHPETPLFHNLLIRQIMPILIIVGVVIGVLLVFSLEHQSMVVVGLTEGKTVSSELNAAVGQSRRDLIAITLLLFIVGGVGISAVVTYLHYANTKQNLEEVKGLARHILESIPTGVLTVSEDGVLTAANPTAETILERPAASLLGKHYEVVFGEGHPIQVLLSQILHHGGSMHSKEITFDSKNGEVRTIRITNVDLTEDNGKPAGMIFQLHDVTEWLALEKQVNEAQRLTALHTLSAGVAHELRNPLSALDLNLHLLEEELRETTDLSSRTNDYFQVLNTELNRLSTILDNIMRYAQSRPAQFQKVNIQSLVSHVTQLLQHEAQDRDQQLQVSVPTNLPDVQGDETQIAQALINIVINAFQAMSAGGVCRIIVQERERQERHWVEIAVHDTGQGIDPQSLVHIFDPFYTTKETGTGLGLAVAHRILQNHGGRIDVAALPGDGTSVTLSLPVVMNAPTILLEGA; encoded by the coding sequence ATGTTCCGCCCTCACCCTGAAACACCACTTTTTCACAATCTCCTCATTCGCCAAATCATGCCCATTCTTATCATTGTGGGGGTAGTAATTGGCGTGTTATTGGTTTTTAGTCTTGAGCATCAAAGTATGGTGGTGGTTGGCCTCACAGAAGGCAAAACCGTATCCTCGGAATTAAATGCCGCAGTCGGACAATCCCGCCGGGATTTAATCGCCATCACACTTCTGCTCTTCATCGTCGGTGGGGTTGGTATTTCCGCAGTCGTCACTTATCTACATTACGCCAACACCAAACAAAACCTTGAAGAGGTCAAGGGGCTCGCCCGGCACATATTGGAAAGTATCCCGACCGGTGTGTTAACAGTCAGTGAGGATGGAGTTCTTACCGCAGCCAATCCAACAGCTGAAACCATTCTTGAGCGCCCTGCGGCTTCTCTATTGGGCAAACATTATGAGGTGGTGTTTGGGGAAGGGCATCCCATTCAGGTGCTCCTTTCCCAAATCCTCCACCATGGCGGATCCATGCATTCGAAAGAGATTACCTTCGATTCCAAAAATGGAGAGGTACGAACGATCCGCATTACCAATGTTGATTTGACGGAAGATAATGGCAAACCGGCAGGAATGATTTTTCAACTACACGACGTCACAGAGTGGCTAGCCCTCGAAAAACAGGTGAACGAAGCCCAAAGATTGACTGCGCTTCATACGTTGTCAGCTGGTGTCGCCCATGAACTCCGCAATCCTCTCAGCGCCTTGGATCTCAATCTTCATTTACTTGAAGAAGAACTCCGAGAGACAACCGACTTGTCCAGTCGCACCAATGACTATTTCCAAGTACTGAATACCGAATTGAACCGGCTGTCGACAATTTTGGACAATATCATGCGATATGCACAATCACGGCCTGCTCAATTTCAGAAAGTGAACATTCAGTCCCTCGTGTCGCACGTCACACAGTTATTACAACATGAGGCCCAGGACAGGGATCAGCAGCTTCAGGTTTCAGTACCCACGAACCTTCCGGATGTCCAGGGTGACGAAACGCAGATCGCACAAGCGCTCATCAATATCGTAATTAATGCGTTCCAGGCCATGTCGGCAGGTGGGGTCTGCCGAATTATCGTCCAGGAACGTGAACGACAAGAGCGTCACTGGGTAGAGATCGCCGTTCACGATACCGGACAAGGTATTGATCCTCAATCGCTTGTCCATATCTTCGATCCTTTTTACACGACAAAGGAAACCGGGACCGGCCTTGGCCTGGCGGTCGCACATCGAATTTTACAAAATCACGGCGGTCGCATTGACGTGGCCGCTCTTCCCGGTGATGGCACGTCGGTCACGTTGAGCTTACCAGTGGTGATGAATGCCCCTACCATCCTCCTGGAGGGTGCGTGA
- a CDS encoding DUF2007 domain-containing protein, translating into MKNLYVSQSLIDVESRKELLDQAQIPSTIKNQRSAMLGGEVPFVEVFPELWVLKDENFNRANRLLEDWEQAQPLEATQWTCSGCGELHQKEFTTCWKCGMERR; encoded by the coding sequence ATGAAAAACCTGTACGTCTCGCAAAGCCTCATCGACGTGGAATCCCGAAAAGAACTGTTGGATCAGGCCCAGATACCGTCCACGATCAAGAATCAACGCTCAGCGATGTTGGGAGGGGAAGTGCCATTTGTTGAGGTCTTCCCGGAACTGTGGGTGCTGAAGGACGAGAATTTTAACCGGGCCAACAGATTACTTGAAGACTGGGAACAAGCTCAGCCTCTCGAAGCAACGCAATGGACCTGTTCCGGATGCGGAGAATTGCATCAAAAAGAATTTACTACATGCTGGAAATGCGGCATGGAAAGACGGTAA
- a CDS encoding hydrogenase, which yields MPTLPVNIGSYLVNLCSALLLLTCFAIVAQRRLMACVDLFALQSGFLAVTATLVAYLTGIHHIYLAAILTIAIKAIILPRILKKIVRQLNVQREVSMYVNIPTGLLICGGLVILAFFITQPIVHLGFLLTQDSLAIALAIVLIGFFIMVSRQKAVTQVIGFLVMENGLFLAATAAAYGMPLMVELGIFFDVLVAGLIVGIYTHQIQETFGSVDTSRMKALKE from the coding sequence ATGCCAACTCTCCCGGTCAATATTGGTTCGTACCTGGTCAATCTGTGCTCGGCCCTCCTGTTGCTGACGTGTTTTGCCATCGTCGCACAACGGCGCCTGATGGCGTGCGTGGACTTGTTCGCGTTGCAGTCGGGGTTTTTGGCAGTGACCGCCACGCTGGTGGCGTATTTGACCGGCATCCACCATATTTACCTGGCGGCAATACTCACTATCGCCATTAAAGCCATTATCCTGCCACGGATTTTAAAGAAGATCGTGAGGCAATTAAATGTTCAGCGCGAGGTCAGCATGTATGTCAACATTCCAACGGGTTTGTTGATCTGCGGGGGATTGGTGATTCTCGCATTTTTTATTACTCAACCGATTGTTCATCTCGGTTTCCTTCTGACTCAAGATTCTTTGGCGATTGCCCTGGCCATCGTGCTGATCGGATTTTTTATCATGGTGTCCAGGCAAAAAGCCGTCACCCAAGTGATCGGGTTTCTCGTGATGGAAAACGGGCTGTTTCTCGCAGCCACCGCTGCCGCCTATGGGATGCCGTTAATGGTGGAGTTGGGAATCTTTTTCGATGTGCTGGTCGCCGGCTTGATCGTGGGTATTTATACCCATCAGATTCAGGAGACCTTCGGCAGTGTGGATACCAGCCGAATGAAGGCTCTCAAAGAGTAA
- a CDS encoding sigma-54 dependent transcriptional regulator produces the protein MKQDTRILVVDDEINIRNALVTILEKAGYCAQGADSAESALTLMKESPSNLLITDVKMPGIGGIALVPQIKSLWPATEIIVITAYGSIETAVEAMRLGAYDFLTKPIDRDRFSIVVQKALDRHRLAAENQDLRHQLETRKRIEEMIGESEAMRRIHHVIGMVAKNDVTVLIGGESGTGKELVARAIHQQGQRSHEPFITMNCGALPESLFESELFGYEKGAFSGAVGTKPGRFELADEGTLFLDELGELPLKAQVDFLRVLETGEFRRLGGKNLITVNTRIIAATNRDLAHLVETGQFREDLFYRINVVPIHLPPLRERREDIPVLLDYFLKEFAQKHRIPLKNLASASLRFLVQYHWPGNIRQLRNVIERLVVTVKEHSIQPDQLPDEIRTSVNPANRMVISLGTPLEDIEREVIRRTLVEVTHHREQAAKLLGISVRSLQYKIKEYGIEE, from the coding sequence GTGAAACAAGACACTCGCATTCTGGTTGTCGATGACGAAATTAATATTCGTAATGCGTTGGTGACGATATTGGAAAAGGCTGGTTATTGCGCCCAGGGCGCAGACTCCGCCGAATCCGCCCTGACTCTGATGAAAGAGTCGCCCAGCAACCTTCTTATTACGGATGTAAAAATGCCAGGTATCGGTGGAATCGCTCTCGTCCCACAAATAAAATCCCTTTGGCCAGCCACCGAAATCATCGTCATCACGGCCTATGGTTCTATTGAGACGGCTGTGGAAGCCATGCGGTTGGGGGCATATGATTTTCTCACCAAACCCATTGACCGCGATCGGTTTTCGATTGTGGTTCAAAAGGCCCTGGACCGCCACCGGCTTGCAGCCGAAAATCAGGATTTACGTCACCAACTCGAGACACGAAAACGAATCGAGGAAATGATTGGCGAAAGTGAAGCGATGCGTCGCATTCACCATGTTATTGGAATGGTTGCCAAAAACGACGTCACAGTTTTAATCGGCGGCGAAAGTGGAACAGGCAAAGAGTTGGTGGCACGCGCCATTCATCAACAAGGCCAGCGGTCCCATGAACCTTTTATCACCATGAATTGTGGTGCCCTTCCCGAGTCTCTTTTCGAAAGTGAATTATTTGGATACGAAAAAGGGGCATTCTCCGGGGCGGTTGGAACCAAGCCGGGGCGATTTGAGTTGGCCGATGAGGGAACGCTCTTTCTGGATGAGTTGGGGGAACTCCCCTTAAAAGCCCAAGTAGATTTTCTACGGGTCTTAGAGACCGGTGAATTCCGGCGGCTTGGAGGAAAAAACCTGATCACCGTCAATACCCGGATTATTGCCGCCACCAACCGCGATTTGGCTCATTTGGTCGAAACCGGACAGTTCCGTGAAGATCTTTTCTATCGTATAAATGTGGTGCCGATTCATCTGCCGCCCTTGCGAGAGCGTCGTGAAGATATCCCTGTCCTTCTTGACTATTTTCTCAAGGAATTTGCACAGAAGCACCGGATTCCACTCAAAAATCTTGCTTCCGCTTCGCTAAGATTTCTCGTTCAATACCACTGGCCTGGTAATATTCGTCAACTCAGGAATGTCATTGAACGTCTGGTCGTCACGGTGAAGGAGCACTCCATTCAGCCCGATCAACTTCCAGATGAAATTCGAACAAGTGTCAATCCCGCAAACAGGATGGTGATCTCCCTCGGAACCCCTCTCGAGGACATTGAACGGGAAGTCATCCGCCGAACACTCGTGGAAGTCACCCATCACCGTGAACAGGCTGCGAAACTCCTCGGGATCAGTGTGAGATCGCTCCAATATAAAATCAAAGAATATGGGATAGAGGAGTAG
- a CDS encoding NADH-quinone oxidoreductase subunit H → MSAIDFLLIILQMFLVLGLSPLIVGVIRRVKAHMQCRHGANVFQPYSDLAKLFHKEPVISTTASWIFPATPYILFSSTLAASLLVPTIIAPMPLNFAGNIIALVYLLALGTFFLMLAGLDSGSAFGGMGSSREAIVASLTEPALILSLFAVALTAGSANISAIVYKTAILQGIVLDPPPHLMALVALFIITLAETGRVPVDNPATHLELTMIHEAMILEYSGRYLALVEWAAGMKLMIFLTLLVNIFAPWGIATTLSPSALGLGVLVFVGKVVGLAVVIGVFECMFAKLRLFRVTELLGAAFILSLLALVFFYILRV, encoded by the coding sequence ATGAGCGCAATCGATTTCCTGCTGATTATTCTGCAAATGTTTCTGGTTTTAGGGCTTTCTCCCTTAATCGTGGGGGTCATTCGACGAGTGAAAGCCCACATGCAATGTCGACATGGGGCGAACGTGTTCCAGCCCTATTCGGATCTTGCCAAACTTTTTCACAAGGAACCGGTGATCTCTACAACAGCCTCGTGGATTTTCCCAGCTACGCCATACATCCTGTTTTCCTCAACCTTGGCTGCCAGTCTGCTTGTGCCCACCATTATTGCGCCCATGCCGCTCAATTTTGCGGGAAATATTATTGCCTTGGTCTATCTTCTGGCCCTAGGGACCTTTTTTCTGATGCTGGCGGGCCTGGATTCCGGATCCGCCTTTGGTGGAATGGGCAGCAGTCGCGAAGCGATTGTCGCCTCACTAACCGAACCGGCCTTGATTCTGTCCTTGTTTGCCGTGGCCCTCACGGCGGGCTCGGCCAATATCAGCGCCATCGTGTACAAGACGGCGATCTTGCAGGGTATTGTGCTGGATCCTCCGCCTCACTTAATGGCCTTGGTGGCTCTGTTTATCATTACGCTGGCCGAAACTGGCCGAGTGCCCGTGGATAATCCGGCCACGCATTTGGAATTGACCATGATTCATGAAGCGATGATTTTGGAATACTCCGGGCGATATCTGGCCCTGGTTGAGTGGGCAGCCGGAATGAAACTCATGATTTTTTTGACCTTGCTGGTCAACATTTTTGCGCCGTGGGGCATTGCCACCACCTTGTCCCCGTCAGCTCTAGGCTTAGGGGTGCTGGTCTTTGTGGGGAAGGTTGTGGGGTTGGCCGTTGTGATTGGTGTGTTTGAATGTATGTTTGCCAAATTGCGGTTGTTTCGCGTGACGGAATTACTTGGGGCAGCCTTTATTCTGTCATTATTAGCCCTGGTGTTTTTTTATATCCTGCGGGTGTGA
- the hyfB gene encoding hydrogenase 4 subunit B, with product MTTILFLALLLAYACGMLLPLCFPSRPHIQNVIAHGSASVACGLGIALGLIGLLASEPLVWFWSSSIPLLTFSLRLDSLSAFFVLTISLVGLAVSVFASGYVREFYGRIPVSLLGFLYNGFLLSMLLVVTADNAFFFLIVWELMSLLSYFLVVSEHEKPDVRFAGLFYLIMTHVGTAFILVTFLMFYQETGSFAFEAFRSADQALPEGLRTLAFWTALIGFGTKAGIVPLHVWLPYAHPAAPSHVSALMSGVMIKTAIYGLLRMYFDFLGGPFPWWWGFVVLLVGTVSALLGVMYALMEHDLKSLLAFHSVENIGIILMGIGTGMVFYAYDMPHLAALGIIAGLYHTINHAVFKALLFMGAGSLLYATHTRNMEEYGGLLRRMPWTGLFFLIGAVSISALPPTNGFVSEWLVFQGLFLSLELPSLFLKLMLPIAAALLALTGALALACFVKAFGISFLALPRSPHARKAQEVPVPMRVGMGILAGLCLVLGLAPAVVVPLLDRVSEPFAGISIAGRMFEMGGWTLAPVSGEFSSLSTPVLAIILVGLTGLGWGLAYVLGGKGKTRFYKTWGCGLNVTARMEYTATGFVQPIKRVFSTIYQPTVKLETEFLEESHYFAKQRHFEFSIEPIFLKYLYHPILKFFSTLADRSRVIQGGNLSLYLAYIFVTLVVLLVVMG from the coding sequence ATGACGACAATCCTGTTTTTGGCTCTGCTGTTGGCTTATGCGTGTGGGATGCTTCTCCCACTTTGTTTCCCAAGTCGACCGCATATTCAGAATGTGATTGCGCATGGATCAGCGTCCGTGGCCTGTGGCCTGGGGATAGCCCTTGGTCTGATTGGGCTTTTGGCCTCTGAGCCGCTGGTTTGGTTTTGGTCTTCTTCGATTCCTCTTCTGACGTTTTCTCTCCGGCTCGATTCCCTCAGTGCCTTTTTTGTCCTGACGATTTCCCTTGTGGGGTTGGCGGTGTCGGTATTTGCCAGTGGCTACGTCCGGGAATTTTACGGACGTATTCCTGTCAGTCTTCTCGGCTTTCTCTATAACGGGTTTCTTCTATCCATGTTGTTGGTTGTCACGGCGGATAATGCCTTCTTCTTTTTAATCGTCTGGGAATTGATGTCCCTCCTCTCATATTTTCTCGTAGTATCGGAGCATGAAAAACCGGACGTCCGTTTTGCTGGATTGTTTTATTTAATTATGACCCATGTGGGCACGGCATTTATTCTGGTGACGTTTCTCATGTTTTACCAGGAGACGGGTTCGTTTGCCTTTGAGGCATTTCGAAGCGCCGACCAAGCCCTGCCGGAAGGGTTGCGGACCCTGGCCTTTTGGACAGCCCTCATCGGTTTTGGAACCAAAGCGGGCATTGTGCCACTTCATGTCTGGTTACCCTATGCCCATCCCGCCGCACCATCTCATGTCTCCGCGTTGATGTCGGGTGTCATGATTAAAACGGCGATTTATGGCCTCCTTCGGATGTATTTCGATTTTCTTGGCGGACCGTTTCCCTGGTGGTGGGGATTTGTGGTCTTGTTGGTGGGCACGGTTTCGGCCCTTCTTGGGGTGATGTATGCGTTGATGGAACATGATTTGAAGAGTCTTTTAGCCTTTCACAGCGTCGAAAACATCGGCATTATTTTAATGGGAATAGGAACAGGCATGGTGTTCTATGCCTATGACATGCCCCATCTGGCAGCATTGGGAATCATCGCCGGGCTGTACCACACGATCAATCACGCGGTGTTTAAGGCCTTGCTCTTTATGGGCGCGGGTTCACTCCTGTATGCCACCCACACCCGGAACATGGAAGAATATGGGGGACTCCTTCGACGGATGCCCTGGACGGGCCTGTTTTTCTTAATTGGGGCCGTTTCCATTTCGGCCCTCCCGCCGACGAATGGATTTGTCAGTGAATGGCTGGTGTTTCAGGGGCTCTTTTTGAGCTTGGAACTCCCCTCTCTTTTTCTGAAATTGATGCTTCCCATCGCTGCGGCCTTGCTTGCGCTTACTGGCGCGTTGGCTCTTGCGTGCTTTGTTAAGGCCTTTGGGATTTCCTTCCTGGCCCTTCCGCGAAGTCCCCACGCACGAAAAGCTCAAGAGGTTCCTGTCCCTATGCGCGTCGGGATGGGAATTCTCGCCGGCCTTTGTCTGGTTTTAGGATTGGCTCCTGCAGTCGTGGTGCCCCTCCTGGATCGGGTGAGTGAACCCTTTGCGGGGATATCAATTGCCGGGAGGATGTTTGAAATGGGTGGTTGGACACTCGCACCGGTGAGTGGAGAGTTTTCAAGTCTCTCTACTCCAGTTCTGGCGATTATCCTGGTCGGTCTCACAGGATTGGGATGGGGGCTCGCCTATGTTCTGGGAGGGAAAGGGAAAACCCGGTTTTATAAAACATGGGGGTGTGGGTTGAATGTGACCGCACGAATGGAATACACCGCGACCGGTTTCGTGCAGCCCATTAAACGGGTATTTAGCACCATTTATCAACCGACGGTCAAACTCGAAACAGAATTTCTTGAAGAATCGCATTATTTTGCCAAGCAGAGACATTTCGAATTTTCCATCGAACCCATTTTCCTCAAGTATTTGTATCATCCAATCCTGAAATTCTTTTCAACCCTGGCTGATCGTTCCCGGGTGATCCAAGGAGGAAATTTGTCTTTGTACCTGGCTTATATTTTTGTGACGTTGGTGGTTTTACTGGTGGTAATGGGATAG
- the mgtE gene encoding magnesium transporter, whose protein sequence is MADTRMESLFNEQKWEELQNLLTDKPSPEIAEMLSTMAKTHRVLLYHALPFPQSCEVFSYLEPDIQDSLLTELTDQEARELLAKLRPDDRTVLLEDLPRQTTMRLLNLLSPPDLIEARKLLGYPEESIGRLMTPDFVSVLPSWTIERALQHIRRKGREAETIGIIYVTDAQEKLLNALGLERLVLAAPSATIENIMDHSFVALAPEEDREEAVRIMQKYDLFALPVVDTNGVLLGIVTADDVFDVATEEATEDIQKGAAVEPLKMSYREASVWGLYRKRIPWLIGLVLVNLGASVVLAAYEEILTSAIALVFFIPLLMASGGNTGTQAATLMVRALATEDVKGSQWIKVLGKEFGVGSLLGITMGMGVGLIGVGRSDWSIGLAVGLATTAIVLVSNLIGVLFPVALNFFRIDPAVASSPMVTSTADVTSLLLYFSIATVIIGGGTGWWM, encoded by the coding sequence ATGGCAGATACCCGGATGGAATCTTTATTCAATGAGCAAAAATGGGAGGAACTCCAGAATCTTTTAACAGACAAACCCTCCCCCGAAATAGCCGAAATGCTCTCTACCATGGCGAAAACCCATCGCGTCCTTCTTTACCATGCGTTGCCTTTCCCCCAATCGTGTGAAGTGTTTTCCTACCTAGAGCCGGACATTCAGGATTCTCTCTTAACGGAATTAACCGATCAAGAAGCGCGCGAACTCTTAGCGAAGCTTCGTCCGGATGATCGTACCGTTTTGCTCGAAGATCTGCCTCGTCAGACCACCATGAGACTGCTGAATCTCCTCAGTCCTCCTGACCTGATCGAAGCAAGAAAACTTCTGGGATACCCTGAAGAAAGCATCGGACGTCTCATGACCCCTGACTTTGTCTCCGTCCTCCCAAGCTGGACAATCGAACGGGCTTTACAACATATTCGACGAAAAGGAAGAGAAGCTGAAACAATTGGCATCATTTACGTGACCGATGCTCAAGAGAAACTGTTAAATGCCTTAGGATTGGAGCGATTAGTCTTGGCCGCTCCCTCAGCCACCATTGAAAACATTATGGATCATTCCTTTGTGGCCTTGGCTCCGGAAGAAGATCGGGAAGAAGCCGTGAGAATCATGCAAAAATACGACCTGTTTGCGTTGCCGGTTGTCGACACCAATGGGGTACTCCTCGGCATTGTCACAGCCGACGATGTCTTTGATGTGGCCACGGAAGAAGCCACCGAGGACATTCAGAAAGGGGCGGCCGTTGAACCACTCAAGATGAGCTACCGTGAGGCGAGTGTCTGGGGTCTGTATCGAAAACGGATTCCCTGGCTCATCGGACTGGTTCTGGTGAATCTGGGCGCATCTGTGGTGCTTGCCGCATATGAAGAAATTCTAACCTCGGCCATAGCCCTCGTCTTTTTCATTCCATTGTTAATGGCCAGTGGCGGGAATACCGGAACTCAAGCCGCCACATTAATGGTCCGCGCCTTGGCCACTGAAGATGTCAAAGGCAGCCAATGGATAAAGGTTTTGGGCAAAGAATTCGGCGTGGGAAGTCTGTTGGGCATTACCATGGGAATGGGGGTGGGTCTCATCGGCGTTGGCCGAAGCGATTGGAGTATTGGACTCGCTGTCGGATTAGCCACGACGGCTATTGTCCTCGTCTCCAATCTGATTGGCGTCTTGTTTCCTGTCGCGTTGAATTTTTTCCGAATCGATCCTGCCGTTGCAAGTAGCCCCATGGTCACCTCGACTGCCGACGTGACCAGCCTTCTTCTCTACTTTTCCATTGCTACAGTTATTATTGGCGGGGGCACAGGATGGTGGATGTAA